In Treponema vincentii, a single window of DNA contains:
- a CDS encoding DMP19 family protein yields the protein MKTINENLTVEVIKEMGEEIDLYRLTNPMWWTVNIYGTYEEYLKSAKDFTAEQRYLLALQWYAAETDNGGHHQLFFNSTGIVWKDALEAFKLFGIDNLYNNLLEVIEFFGGDVSFDRKQRWDMLSKAEEKDEEALYDFLDKHDRFFYENEDFSDKLTDYIKNNPEKFVFIGTYKTDED from the coding sequence ATGAAAACAATTAATGAAAATCTAACTGTAGAAGTTATTAAAGAAATGGGTGAGGAAATTGACCTTTATCGACTTACCAACCCGATGTGGTGGACCGTAAATATTTACGGAACTTATGAAGAGTATTTAAAATCGGCTAAAGATTTTACTGCGGAGCAGCGTTACTTATTAGCCTTGCAGTGGTATGCAGCGGAAACCGATAACGGCGGGCATCATCAACTATTTTTTAACTCCACCGGTATTGTGTGGAAAGATGCGTTGGAGGCTTTCAAACTTTTCGGCATAGATAATTTATATAATAACTTGCTGGAGGTGATAGAATTTTTTGGCGGAGATGTTTCTTTTGATAGGAAGCAGCGCTGGGATATGCTTTCAAAAGCGGAAGAAAAAGATGAAGAAGCTCTTTATGATTTTTTAGATAAGCATGACAGGTTCTTCTATGAAAACGAGGACTTTAGCGATAAGCTGACAGATTACATTAAGAATAATCCCGAGAAATTTGTCTTCATCGGCACTTACAAAACAGATGAGGATTAG
- a CDS encoding DUF4241 domain-containing protein, with translation MIPTKEWIEKYEKVKELLVSPVHYGNLFSQDGVHGKKLFILPMGTVHFPTGNILVRDPLVYLDKNEEPYLQKVPTGIFPLETLVVEIEEDHYRYVATRVKFSDEKAAVYREALIGNEDLDDVNGESFFGFNVDAGLATVVDVKTRDAYCDFESRWANENPDKNIYDDYFAKEFKKSYAANPRFQRDGGDWINYPLEGTDLTVPMIQSGFGDGKYPVYFGYDKNDVVCELVIEYIFAG, from the coding sequence ATGATACCGACAAAAGAATGGATTGAAAAATATGAAAAAGTGAAGGAACTGCTTGTATCTCCGGTGCATTACGGTAACTTGTTTTCTCAAGATGGAGTACATGGGAAAAAGTTATTTATATTGCCGATGGGAACCGTGCATTTTCCTACGGGAAATATTTTGGTGCGTGATCCGCTTGTCTACCTTGACAAAAACGAAGAGCCGTATCTGCAAAAAGTACCTACAGGAATTTTTCCATTAGAAACTTTGGTTGTCGAAATAGAAGAAGACCATTACCGATATGTTGCAACACGGGTAAAATTTTCCGATGAAAAGGCTGCCGTATATCGTGAAGCCTTGATAGGCAATGAAGATTTGGACGACGTCAATGGAGAAAGTTTTTTCGGATTTAATGTCGATGCAGGGCTTGCAACGGTTGTCGATGTAAAAACACGGGATGCCTATTGCGATTTTGAAAGCCGTTGGGCAAACGAAAATCCCGACAAAAATATATACGACGATTATTTTGCAAAAGAGTTCAAAAAGAGTTATGCAGCAAATCCGCGCTTTCAACGCGACGGCGGGGACTGGATTAACTATCCGTTAGAAGGAACGGACTTGACCGTTCCTATGATACAAAGCGGTTTCGGTGATGGAAAATATCCGGTATATTTCGGCTACGATAAAAACGATGTTGTCTGTGAGCTTGTCATCGAATATATTTTTGCCGGATAA
- a CDS encoding TetR/AcrR family transcriptional regulator — MQVLKEEVRNRILAAAEKIFYEQDYRSAKLTDIADEADIPVALIYTYFKNKEVLFDTVVAGITEYFTNALEKEEAMESGLPSTRFEKIGAEYVHGLLKNHIKLVILMDKSSGTKHAGAKNRWVERLQLHIEKGAAQFAHGSYDPALFHILSNNYVEGLLEIARHYKNDEWAMEMFTLMNRCYYHGVESL, encoded by the coding sequence ATGCAAGTATTGAAAGAAGAAGTGAGAAATAGAATTCTCGCCGCAGCAGAAAAAATATTTTATGAACAAGATTATAGAAGCGCCAAGCTGACGGATATTGCAGATGAGGCTGATATTCCTGTAGCACTCATTTATACTTATTTCAAGAATAAGGAAGTTTTGTTTGATACGGTTGTTGCCGGTATAACCGAGTATTTTACGAATGCGCTGGAAAAAGAAGAAGCTATGGAGTCGGGGCTGCCGTCAACACGTTTTGAAAAAATCGGCGCGGAATATGTGCACGGGCTTTTAAAAAATCATATAAAGCTCGTCATTCTGATGGATAAAAGTTCCGGCACCAAACACGCCGGAGCAAAAAACCGATGGGTTGAACGACTGCAGTTGCATATCGAAAAAGGAGCCGCGCAGTTTGCGCATGGCTCCTATGATCCTGCACTGTTTCATATTCTTTCCAATAATTATGTTGAGGGGCTTTTAGAAATTGCACGCCATTATAAAAACGACGAATGGGCGATGGAAATGTTCACGTTAATGAACCGATGTTATTATCACGGAGTTGAATCGTTATAA
- a CDS encoding DUF2004 domain-containing protein yields MKKMEHQYFGQLNLATTDDVDVIWEKEVQGIDTWLWLGKNVEPSTGILDLYAQFLENIDDKIKEARKALITYLKDDSYYIDFHIEECGLEDLPSDITEFVTKMKITNIGLWIESEGPHITMDFMIAPDESDEILCVKFGEDAKIISIDWES; encoded by the coding sequence ATGAAAAAAATGGAACATCAATATTTCGGTCAGTTGAATCTTGCGACAACAGATGATGTAGATGTAATTTGGGAAAAAGAGGTTCAGGGGATAGACACATGGCTTTGGCTCGGCAAAAATGTAGAACCGTCTACCGGCATACTCGACCTTTATGCACAGTTTCTTGAGAACATAGACGATAAAATAAAAGAAGCAAGAAAAGCGCTGATAACATATTTAAAAGATGACAGCTACTATATTGACTTTCATATTGAAGAATGCGGACTGGAAGATTTACCGAGTGATATTACCGAGTTTGTAACGAAAATGAAGATAACCAATATCGGCTTATGGATTGAAAGTGAAGGGCCGCATATCACAATGGATTTTATGATTGCGCCTGATGAAAGCGATGAAATACTCTGCGTAAAATTCGGTGAAGATGCAAAAATCATATCCATCGATTGGGAAAGTTAG